CATCCGGCGGCTCGGATCGACGCCGCACACGACCCCCATCGTGATGCCCTACGCCGACGTCGAGGCGCCCATCGCCCTCTCCGGCACGACGCCGTCGATCATCCTCGCCACCCAGCCGCTGCTCGCGGGCGTCACCGCGCTGCACTCGGCGATCGTCTCGGGCGTCGCCCTCGCGGGGGCGGCCGTGGTCGCCCTCGCCGTGCGCGCGCTCGTCGCCCGCCGCCGCAGCCTCCTGCGGCTGCTCGCGGCGCGCGGCGCCTCCGATGGCGCACGGGCGGGTGCTCTCGCCGCGGGCGTCGGCGCCCTCACGGCGCTCGGCGCGGGCATCGCTGGGGGCATCGTGCTCGCGGTCATGGGCGGCCCCGCCGCGACCGTCGCGATCGTCGTCGTCGGGCTCGTCGCCCTCGCGGCGGCCGCCGCGGCGATCGACGGCGCCCTGTTCGAGCGCGCGGGCGTGCGCCCCGACGAGTCGGCACGTCGGCGCACGAGCGCGCGCATCGCGGTCGACGCGGGCGTCGTGCTGCTCGCCGTCGCCGCGGCGGTGCTCGTCGTGGCGACCCCGGCATCCGCGGGTTCCGCTCCGCCGCCCCTCGCCGTCGTGCTGCCCGCGCTCCTGGCCGCCGCGGGCTGCATGATCGCCCTGCGCCTCGTGCCGCTCCTCGTCCGTGTGCTCGAGGGGCTCGCCCGGGGCACGCGCGGTCTCGTCTCCCTGCTCGGGCCCGCCCGTGCCGGACGCGACGCGACGACCGGCATCGTGCCCGTGCTCGCCCTGCTCACGGCCGTCACCGTCGCGGTGCTCGGCTCGGGCCTGCTCTCCACCGTGCAGCACGGGGTCGAGGAGGCGGCGCGCGCTCAGGTGGGCGCCGACGTGCGCGTCGACGCACGCTACCTCTCCGACGAGCTCATCGCGCAGGCGGAGGGGCTCGACGGCGTCGAGGCCCTCGCGACCGTCGCATCCGACTCCGATATCGAGATCGAGTTCCCCGACGGCGACGGGCGCATCACGGTCTACGTCGTCGACCCTGTCACGTTCGCCGCCGCATCGACGAGCACGCTCGAGATCCCGGATGCGGGCGCCATCGTCTCCGAGACCGTCGCGCGCCGCCTCGCGGGCGAGCCGCTCCAGGTCGGCCGGGACGAGGTGCCCGTCGCCGGGACGGCGCCCGACGACGGGCCCTTCGGACGTGCGACGGCGTGGATCGCGGTGAGCGCCGAGACGGGCGCCGAGCTCGATCTCAAGGTGCGCCCCAAAGCCCTGCTCATCGCGACGGACGCCGCCGCCGCCGACGACGTGCGGGCGACTCTCGCCGCGCGCGTCGCGGGCTACGGCACCGCGCGCACCGTCGACGAGGTGCTCGCCGAGCGGCGCGACGCGCCCGCCGTGCGCGCGCTCATCGTCGGCACCGCCCTCGCCGTCATCGGCGCGGCCGTGCTCACGGTGCTCGCGGCGGTGCTCGCCCTCACCTCGGGCGCCCCCGCCCGCGCGCGCGTCTTCGGGCTGCTCCGGGCCCTGGGCGCCCGCCCGCGCGCCGAGTACGCGCTCGTTCTGTGGGAGCTGCTGCCCGCCCTCGCCGTCGCCGTGCCCCTCGGACTCGCCGCGGGGCTCGGCCTCGTGCCGCTCGTCGCCCGCGCGGGCGACCTCACCGTCTTCACCCGTGGCGGTGCCCAGCCCGCGATCGACCTCGGCCTCGGCACCTCGCTCGGCATCGTGGCGGCGCTCGTCGCCGTCGTCGTGCTCGGGGTGCTGCTCGCCGCGGCGATCGCCCGCCGCTCCGGCGCCTCGCGCGCCGTCCGAACCGTCGACGAGGAGGGATGAGCATGTCAGCGCTCACCGAACCCGACATCCTGTGCGAGGGACTCGTACGCATCTTCACGGCGCAGGGCGTCGAGGTGCAGGCACTGCAGGGTCTCGACCTGCGCGTCGAGCGCGGCGAGCTCGTGGCCCTCGTGGGCGCATCCGGCTCCGGCAAGTCGACGCTGCTCGGCATCCTCGCGGGTCTCGACACCCCGACGGCGGGCACGGCGCGCGTCGCGGGCCACGACCTCACGACGATGGGCCGCCGCGAGCGGATCGCCTACCGCCGCGGCAGCGTCGGCTTCATCTGGCAGCAGACCTCGCGCAACCTCGTGGGCTACCTCACGGCTGCCGAGAACATCGCCCTGGCCCAGCACGTCGCGGGCGTCGTGCCGCGTGCCCAGCGCGAGCGCCGCGGCGCCGAGCTGCTCGAGCTGCTCGACATCGGCGAGCTCGCCGACCGCCGCCCCGCCGAGCTCTCGGGCGGCCAGCAGCAGCGCGTGGCCCTCGCGGTCGCGATGAGCAACGGGCCCCGCGTGCTGCTCGCCGACGAGCCCACCGGCGAGCTCGACGAGGCCACGAGCGCGCAGGTGCTCGAGGCGATGGAGACCGTCGGACGCGAGCACGGCCTCACGACGCTCGTCGTGACCCACGACGCGGCGGTCGCTGAGCACGTCGACCGCACCATCCGCATCCGCGACGGGCGCACCTCGACCGAGGTTCTGCGCAGCACCCACACGGATGCCGAGGGCGCCCGTGTGCGCGTCGCCGAGGAGTTCGCGGTGCTCGACCGCGCCGGCCGCATGCAGCTGCCCTCGGAGTTCACGACGGCGCTCGGCCTGCGCGACCGCGTGCGGCTCAAGCTCGAGACCGACCGCATCGAGGTGCGGCCGGGGCAACCGCACGCCGCGCGAGACGCCGCGACCGAGGGGGAGGAGCAGGCATGACGACGGTGCTGCGGGCCGAGGGCCTCACGCGCGTGTTCACGACGCCCGCGGGCGAGGTGCGCGCCGTCGACGGCGCGGGCCTCGAGATCTCGGCGGGCGAGCTCGTCGTGCTGCAGGGGCGTTCGGGCGCCGGCAAGACGACGCTCCTCACGATGCTCGGCGGCCTCGACCGCCCGACCGCGGGGCGCGTCGAGCTCGACGGGCGCGACCTCGCGGCGCTCGACGAGGGGGAGCTGCGCGAGCTGCGCTCGACGCGCGTCGCATCCGTCTTCCAGACCTTCGGGTTGCTGCCCGTGCTCTCGGCCGCCGAGAACGTCGAGGTGCCGCTGCGCATCCGCCGTGTGCCGCGCGCCGAGCGCGACCGTCGCGTCGCCGAGGCGCTCGCGGCCGTCGACCTCGCCGACCACGCGGCCCAGCGTCCCGGCGAGCTCTCGGGCGGTCAGCAGCAGCGCGTCGGCATCGCGCGCGCGATCGTCGCCGAGCCGGCCCTGCTGCTCGCCGACGAGCCGACGGGTCAGCTCGACTCGGAGACGGGCGCCGCGATCATGGACCTCATCGTGCGGCTCGTCGCCGACACGGGCATGGCGGCTCTCGTCGCGACCCACGACGCGTCGCTCGCCGAGCGCGCGGATCGCGTGCTGCGCATCCACGACGGCCGCCTCGACGCCTGAGCGGCGAACCCGAGCGGATGCGGCGCGCGGCTCAGCGCGCGGTCGCCTCCGCCTCCGCCTCGGCGGCGTCGGTCTCGACGATCTCACCCTCGACGACGTCCATGTCACCCGTCGACGTCGCGGGCTCCACGACCGTCGCGGGCGCGAGCGGCGAGGCGTAGCGATCCGCCGGGTCGACGACCGACGCGGGCGTGATGGGGGGAGCGGATGCCGGGGTCACGACCGCGGTCTCGGCCGTGTCGAGAGCCGGCTCGACGAGCGGTTCGTGGGCCACGGGCTGCGCCGTCGCGGCGGTGAACTGCTGCTCGGCCCACTTCTGCTGCTCGAGCACGACGGGGTCGGCGGCCTGGTCCTCGTAGCGCCAGCGCTCGAGGTCGGCGGCGAAGAGCTTGCGGGCCTTGCCGGGCTTGTGCAGCCACAGCACGAGGCGCTCGCGGTACTCGGCGAGCGTCTGGTCGGCCTGGTAGCTGAAGCTCACCGAGTTGACGCGCATGTCGGCGAGCTGGTGGGAGGCCCAGTCGGCGGCGTAGGCGGCGCCCCGGATGGGGAGCAGCCGCACCATGACGTCGGCGTCGTTCGCGAGATGCTCGGCGTGCTCGCGCGCGGCGGGCGACTGGCTGTGCCAACGGGCCGCGTTCTGGCCCGCCGAGATGAGCGCCGTCACGGCGGCGGCGCGCGTCTCGTGGTCGCGCTGCGCGATGAGGCGCTTGGTCGCGCCGCGACCGATGAGCGCCCCGACGATGCCGGCGACCACGATCGCCAGGAACGGGATCACGGCGGATACGAGGATCCGCTGACCGTCCTCCGAATAGAACCAATCGACGAAGTCGTTCCACCACTGCATGGCGGCACACTACGTCGGGTGGGACGGAACGGACTGTCTTCCCCTCCGCGCGCCGCCCTTTTGAGGACGTGTCGTCAGCTGCTGCTCGGTGGGTCGAGTGCGCCGCGCCGCGGCGTGTGTAGAGACCGGGCCCCGGCTCTCTAGCGCCAGCGCGAGCCGGTTCCGTGCACCGCGAACGGCTCGATGGCCGCGATCTCCTCGCTCGTGAGCGGCGCCGCGTCGAGCGCGCCGAGGTTGTCCTCGAGCTGCGTGACGCTCGAGGCGCCGATGAGCGCGCTCGTGACGGCGGGCTGCCGCAGCACCCACAGCAGCGCGAGCTGGGCGAGGCTCTGGCCGCGCTCCTGCGCGATCGCGTCGAGGGCCCGCGCCCGCTCGAGGTAGGTCTCGCTGATCGTCTCGGCGTCGATCCAGCGGCCCTCCGACGCGCGCGAGCCCTCGGGGATGCCGCCGAGGTAGCGGTTGGTGAGCAGGCCCTGAGCGAGCGGCGAGAACACGATCGACCCGATCCCGAGCTCCGCGATCGTGTCGAGCAGACCCTCCTCGGGGAGGCGGTTGAACATCGAGTACGACGGCTGGTGGATGAGCAGAGGCACCCCCTCGGCGGCGAGCGCCTCGTACGCGCGGCGGGTGTCATCCGGACCGTAGTTGGAGATGCCCGCGTAAAGTGCTTTGCCCGAGCGGACGGCGTGCGCGAGCGCGCCCATCGACTCCTCGACGGGCGTCTCGGGGTCGGGGCGGTGGTGGTAGAAGATGTCGACGTAGTCGAGACCGAGGCGCGTGAGCGACTGGTCGAGCGAGCTCAGCAGGTACTTGCGCGACCCCCATTCGCCGTAGGGGCCGTCCCACATGTTGTAGCCGGCCTTCGACGAGATGATGAGCTCGTCGCGGTAGGGGCGCAGGTCGCTCGCGAGGATGCGGCCGAAGTTCTCCTCCGCCGATCCGGGAGGCGGGCCGTAGTTGTTGGCGAGGTCGAAGTGGG
The Protaetiibacter sp. SSC-01 genome window above contains:
- a CDS encoding FtsX-like permease family protein codes for the protein MSRRPSRARIAAAILAEAPGASLVVLLLAALLGGSAAAASAWASDARSDVLHSALDASPPSQRDLGDSVRGLPVSAPGTADHGLSPELARTWGATFDALDQLTVGAEPAAADVLGRPHAALRLDQAPAEPVDGAPSPDSRVILSADPLIDELADVVEGERPGRIERGEPIQIAVTQAISDALGWPLGQVRAAHYSTGDVELVLVGILAPKDADAPEWDHAAVALAPEVIDNFLAPPTFVGMGYLDPASIGDLTEHAATARLEVWLPVDVAVIDADTAGETVAAIRRLGSTPHTTPIVMPYADVEAPIALSGTTPSIILATQPLLAGVTALHSAIVSGVALAGAAVVALAVRALVARRRSLLRLLAARGASDGARAGALAAGVGALTALGAGIAGGIVLAVMGGPAATVAIVVVGLVALAAAAAAIDGALFERAGVRPDESARRRTSARIAVDAGVVLLAVAAAVLVVATPASAGSAPPPLAVVLPALLAAAGCMIALRLVPLLVRVLEGLARGTRGLVSLLGPARAGRDATTGIVPVLALLTAVTVAVLGSGLLSTVQHGVEEAARAQVGADVRVDARYLSDELIAQAEGLDGVEALATVASDSDIEIEFPDGDGRITVYVVDPVTFAAASTSTLEIPDAGAIVSETVARRLAGEPLQVGRDEVPVAGTAPDDGPFGRATAWIAVSAETGAELDLKVRPKALLIATDAAAADDVRATLAARVAGYGTARTVDEVLAERRDAPAVRALIVGTALAVIGAAVLTVLAAVLALTSGAPARARVFGLLRALGARPRAEYALVLWELLPALAVAVPLGLAAGLGLVPLVARAGDLTVFTRGGAQPAIDLGLGTSLGIVAALVAVVVLGVLLAAAIARRSGASRAVRTVDEEG
- a CDS encoding ABC transporter ATP-binding protein, yielding MSALTEPDILCEGLVRIFTAQGVEVQALQGLDLRVERGELVALVGASGSGKSTLLGILAGLDTPTAGTARVAGHDLTTMGRRERIAYRRGSVGFIWQQTSRNLVGYLTAAENIALAQHVAGVVPRAQRERRGAELLELLDIGELADRRPAELSGGQQQRVALAVAMSNGPRVLLADEPTGELDEATSAQVLEAMETVGREHGLTTLVVTHDAAVAEHVDRTIRIRDGRTSTEVLRSTHTDAEGARVRVAEEFAVLDRAGRMQLPSEFTTALGLRDRVRLKLETDRIEVRPGQPHAARDAATEGEEQA
- a CDS encoding ABC transporter ATP-binding protein, coding for MTTVLRAEGLTRVFTTPAGEVRAVDGAGLEISAGELVVLQGRSGAGKTTLLTMLGGLDRPTAGRVELDGRDLAALDEGELRELRSTRVASVFQTFGLLPVLSAAENVEVPLRIRRVPRAERDRRVAEALAAVDLADHAAQRPGELSGGQQQRVGIARAIVAEPALLLADEPTGQLDSETGAAIMDLIVRLVADTGMAALVATHDASLAERADRVLRIHDGRLDA
- a CDS encoding aldo/keto reductase, with translation MPYTAADDRYTRLEYARVGRSGLKLPRISLGLWNNFGHDRPLTTQREIVLRAFDLGVTHFDLANNYGPPPGSAEENFGRILASDLRPYRDELIISSKAGYNMWDGPYGEWGSRKYLLSSLDQSLTRLGLDYVDIFYHHRPDPETPVEESMGALAHAVRSGKALYAGISNYGPDDTRRAYEALAAEGVPLLIHQPSYSMFNRLPEEGLLDTIAELGIGSIVFSPLAQGLLTNRYLGGIPEGSRASEGRWIDAETISETYLERARALDAIAQERGQSLAQLALLWVLRQPAVTSALIGASSVTQLEDNLGALDAAPLTSEEIAAIEPFAVHGTGSRWR